A window from Kluyveromyces lactis strain NRRL Y-1140 chromosome E complete sequence encodes these proteins:
- the KIC1 gene encoding putative serine/threonine protein kinase KIC1 (weakly similar to uniprot|P38692 Saccharomyces cerevisiae YHR102W KIC1 Protein kinase of the PAK/Ste20 kinase family required for cell integrity possibly through regulating 1 6-beta-glucan levels in the wall physically interacts with Cdc31p (centrin) which is a component of the spindle pole body) encodes MSSSSTSGTNNVTSLFKRKEIIGRGKFGVVYKAFHVKTQQVYAIKVLNLDNTEDEVEDIRKEIQFLSSLKQTPNITHYYGSYLIDTKLWVIMEYCAGGSLRTLLRPGIIEEKYIGVIMREILVALISIHRDNVIHRDIKAANILIANNGSVKLCDFGVAAQLSQSMLKRQTMAGTPYWMAPEVIMEGVYYDTKVDIWSLGITAYEIATGNPPYCHMEAIRAMQMITKSKPPRLEGREYSQPLKEFIALCLDEDPKERPYAEELFKSKLIKQEKGTSTVILKELITRYLLFREKNEQYKHEEESHTSSKQNPNSSIEGNASQDAGSFTEKEPEDIDIKWDFDSLSSREYILENDINVEAIPEEADWIKYSPQEVNYAYPEEEYYNSNKPYFPYYQGSTIGRTFNNNPNTAHLSTIQANNNNSANLNATAPTNQHNTHFNKHYQHTTTGTANHLSRHTGTTTHGTSKRSETKASKQLLQLFEDKPEEVYDFPKLSKTVSSFNIQPNGTPHVDHDNDSRPDMRNLHSQSTPALSILQTNFKSNLAGPGSSSVLPTPIEIEIPEELPVSKESVLTMNTKPRSSTVSSMSQKATPVLQRRPTVSGQPSSQLTSLRSDIMNGINTNSKTPGNDDTNGINVPSTSSNNAPNVGAKNLFGSNLTQARSPSPTRALADVSPEKKLLDSVLHQSAVYSNTPPVMKQMHTPNDVLLQSMNTPAEKKETEGEPSRINRDFKKQHPHLKLQMPSPTTLVGSNKLLDSTTQLDDASHQHQPNSASTAPGAVTAQTVNQFGINTSNAQISVAMTPVGEKRFGDFTKPRKRSTSASTSSRNSSITNDHVYNPANAILASNGNNSASATNGPTNNGASGTAATTTTTTASMLATTVSSTNPGTSNGAISIPSASTSAGPLPSVSMTPLSIPPGTSNTASTAGSSTVVGGSAGGNISTMSALSSTTPSSLGFIMDPPPKSLSMDMFIDVHDDHRIDKKPIALSELDSLLKMFEDGLTVIEQTLRSSLPQDSPEE; translated from the coding sequence ATGTCTAGTAGTTCTACAAGCGGCACGAATAATGTCACATCTCTTTTCAAGAGGAAGGAAATCATCGGCAGGGGGAAGTTTGGAGTTGTGTATAAGGCGTTCCACGTGAAGACGCAACAAGTGTATGCTATTAAGGTTTTAAATCTCGATAATACCGAAGATGAAGTGGAAGATATCCGTAAAGAGATCCAGTTTTTATCGTCTTTGAAGCAGACCCCGAACATCACCCATTACTATGGCTCATATTTAATTGATACTAAGTTATGGGTTATAATGGAATATTGTGCTGGTGGTTCACTACGGACGTTGCTACGACCGGGGATCATCGAAGAAAAGTATATCGGAGTTATCATGAGAGAGATTCTTGTagctttgatttcaattcataGGGACAACGTCATTCATCGAGACATCAAGGCTGCAAATATCTTGATTGCAAACAACGGAAGCGTAAAACTTTGTGACTTTGGTGTTGCCGCACAGCTCTCGCAGTCAATGTTAAAGAGACAAACAATGGCTGGTACTCCTTATTGGATGGCGCCAGAGGTCATTATGGAAGGTGTTTACTATGATACCAAAGTTGATATATGGTCTTTAGGTATTACCGCGTATGAAATTGCCACTGGAAATCCTCCTTACTGTCATATGGAGGCTATCAGGGCAATGCAAATGATTACGAAATCCAAACCGCCAAGACTTGAGGGAAGGGAATATTCTCAGCCTTTAAAGGAGTTTATTGCATTATGTCTTGACGAAGATCCTAAGGAGAGGCCATATGCagaagaacttttcaagAGTAAGTTGATAAAACAAGAGAAGGGCACCAGCACGGTGATTTTAAAAGAGCTTATAACACGGTATTTGCTTttcagagaaaagaatgaacAGTATAAACATGAGGAAGAATCTCATACAAGTTCTAAACAGAATCCCAATTCATCGATAGAGGGAAATGCATCACAGGATGCTGGTTCATTTACAGAAAAGGAGCCCGAAGATATAGATATAAAATGGgattttgattcattgAGCTCTAGAGAATACATTTTAGAGAATGATATCAACGTGGAGGCTATACCAGAAGAAGCGGACTGGATCAAGTATTCTCCTCAAGAAGTAAATTATGCATATCCAGAGGAAGAATACTACAATTCCAACAAACCATATTTCCCATATTACCAAGGATCCACCATTGGCAGGACCTTTAACAACAATCCCAATACGGCTCATCTGTCAACGATACAAGctaataacaataatagCGCCAACCTTAATGCTACGGCGCCTACAAATCAACATAATACGCATTTTAATAAGCATTATCAACACACTACAACAGGTACAGCAAATCATTTAAGTCGTCACACTGGAACTACCACCCATGGCACTTCTAAACGGAGCGAAACAAAGGCTTCGAAACAATTATTACAATTGTTTGAGGATAAGCCTGAAGAAGTGTATGATTTTCCCAAGCTGAGTAAGACAGTGTCCTCATTCAATATTCAACCAAATGGGACTCCTCATGTTGATCATGACAACGATTCCAGACCTGATATGAGAAATTTGCACAGCCAAAGTACTCCTGCATTATCCATACTCCAAACCAACTTTAAATCCAACCTTGCTGGCCCAGGAAGTTCATCAGTGTTACCAACACCGatagaaattgaaattccaGAAGAATTACCTGTAAGTAAGGAATCGGTTTTGACGATGAATACGAAGCCAAGGTCCTCCACTGTCTCTTCGATGTCTCAAAAAGCTACACCAGTATTACAAAGACGTCCCACTGTGAGCGGACAACCATCTTCTCAGCTAACGTCTCTTAGGTCGGACATAATGAATGGAATAAATACCAATTCTAAGACTCCAGGAAACGATGACACAAATGGAATCAACGTCCCTTCTACTTCATCGAACAATGCTCCAAATGTGGGAGCTAAGAATTTATTCGGATCGAATTTGACTCAGGCGAGATCGCCGTCTCCCACTCGTGCGTTGGCTGACGTTTCACcggaaaagaaattgttaGATTCTGTATTGCATCAGAGTGCTGTTTATAGCAACACTCCGCCTGTTATGAAGCAAATGCATACACCTAATGATGTTTTATTACAATCAATGAATACCCCagcagagaagaaagaaaccGAAGGTGAACCAAGTAGGATCAATAGAGATTTCAAAAAGCAACATCCCCACTTGAAGTTGCAAATGCCATCTCCTACTACGCTGGTAGGCTCCAACAAACTACTTGATTCAACGACGCAGCTTGACGATGCATCACACCAACATCAACCAAATTCAGCATCCACAGCTCCAGGCGCCGTCACTGCCCAAACTGTAAATCAGTTTGGTATCAACACAAGCAATGCCCAAATATCTGTGGCAATGACACCAGTGGGCGAAAAACGGTTCGGAGATTTCACAAAaccaagaaagagaagcaCAAGTGCCAGCACATCGAGTAGAAATAGTAGCATTACCAATGACCATGTATACAACCCCGCCAATGCTATTCTAGCCAGCAATGGGAACAATAGCGCTTCGGCGACAAATGGGCCAACAAACAATGGTGCTTCTGGCACCGCCGCTACAACAACCACAACTACTGCAAGTATGCTCGCTACGACAGTGAGCTCAACCAATCCCGGTACCAGCAATGGTGCAATATCAATTCCTTCAGCTTCCACATCGGCGGGACCCCTACCATCCGTATCGATGACCCCCCTGAGTATTCCACCAGGAACCAGTAACACTGCAAGCACTGCTGGTAGCAGCACCGTCGTTGGTGGCAGCGCCGGAGGGAATATTTCTACAATGAGTGCACTTTCATCAACGACGCCTTCTTCTTTAGGATTCATCATGGATCCACCTCCGAAGTCATTATCCATGGACATGTTCATAGATGTACATGACGATCATCGTATCGATAAGAAACCTATTGCGTTATCTGAACTTGACTCCTTACTAAAGATGTTCGAAGATGGACTCACGGTGATAGAACAAACGCTACGGAGCTCGCTTCCTCAGGATTCCCCAGAAGAGTAA
- the ATP22 gene encoding Atp22p (weakly similar to uniprot|P50273 YDR350C Saccharomyces cerevisiae CM10 Mitochondrial inner membrane protein required for assembly of the F0 sector of mitochondrial F1F0 ATP synthase), with protein sequence MFALSKSLRQIKRQTIQYRFISGISKDEVYCIIDTIKSSHEWHKLKQDQKMQAYVAEALTNPTSENVSELMQLKRKMMRTLNENYNLALGYIEEGLPGPIERLKFRSEFLRVVDSEHYAYFSKSLDHIRYCKGLDRATRRKEFYNCIELHRRCNPEVTEGSGILLPDDIHQWFFVFVPPDERMKHYLFLIENNVLISGHYAGLTQERMLKGSEMEYRVASFLHFIEDPEKRHIFDEKFSVMHPFRPMRRIVNLLITKKDMVHIKEYLDVLTTRLENVELRNERIPYDVRKLYFIEFMHTLQHFARCTNYIDMFLETVHSMMDALPKDTPVPFIRKSFVEILNYFQRIGDTETVFKIMSMFNEYPLTEPNTKFTNEMLGRILFSLRQFKDPKLTASYIVIAYKSIKTKKMLNNLGLWCLIFGNGFGRLNKKAIRDAKQPEKFINLNVPESLRFKRAPDSVALNELYIVVFDYYKSKLSPDEYRELVVKCYKYYCDFLKNHVNTYLQWRIDTSILRTMIHRAKFDIKDDRLAYEMLMNFYAMNLNPRFDSKNTPFGLVLYRNEAINQQEFNQVLELMQRCRAPMDHKIIITIVLKFIKSGNIDLAHEWYTRLLKTGYPLRHFKMIEEAKRLNWDIPEPAERYYEECERKNQLEEENFDDIYLQNPAEDSYTNDLIEAAKKIGRIYATSIGARIIPENDKAAMELNQKKNAYGT encoded by the coding sequence ATGTTTGCACTTTCTAAAAGTTTGAGGCAGATCAAAAGGCAGACCATCCAGTATAGATTTATATCTGGTATTTCCAAGGATGAGGTGTATTGTATTATAGATACTATAAAATCCAGTCATGAATGGCATAAATTAAAACAAGATCAGAAGATGCAGGCGTATGTGGCGGAGGCGTTAACAAATCCCACTTCAGAGAACGTATCTGAATTGATGCAGCTGAAGAGAAAAATGATGAGgactttgaatgaaaactATAATTTGGCCCTGGGATATATTGAGGAAGGCTTACCAGGACCTATAGAAAGGCTAAAGTTTCGTTCGGAGTTTTTGAGGGTCGTAGACTCCGAACACTATgcatatttttcaaagagcCTTGATCATATACGGTATTGCAAAGGTCTTGATAGAGCAACtagaagaaaagaattttaCAACTGCATTGAGTTACACAGGAGATGTAATCCAGAAGTAACAGAAGGTTCTGGTATATTGCTACCAGATGATATTCACCAATGGTTTTTCGTATTTGTTCCTCCTGATGAGAGAATGAAGCACTATCTTTTCCTCATCGAAAACAATGTATTAATATCAGGTCATTATGCAGGACTGACACAAGAAAGAATGTTGAAAGGTTCGGAGATGGAATATAGAGTGGCTAGCTTCCTTCACTTTATTGAGGATCCTGAAAAACGTCACATTTtcgatgaaaaatttaGTGTCATGCACCCTTTCCGACCAATGAGACGAATCGTCAACCTGCTCATAACGAAAAAAGACATGGTACACATCAAGGAATATTTGGATGTTTTAACTACTAGACTGGAAAATGTGGAATTGAGAAACGAACGCATTCCTTACGATGTACGGAAATtatattttattgaatttatgCACACTTTACAGCATTTTGCTAGATGTACGAATTATATTGACATGTTCTTGGAAACGGTGCATAGCATGATGGATGCTTTACCCAAAGATACTCCCGTACCCTTCATTCGAAAGTCGTTTGTTGAAATACTCaattattttcaaagaattgggGATACAGAAACTGTCTTCAAAATCATGTCAATGTTCAATGAATATCCTTTGACGGAACCAAATACGAAATTCACAAATGAAATGTTAGGTAGGATTTTATTTTCGTTGAGGCAGTTTAAAGACCCTAAGCTTACGGCTTCTTATATTGTGATCGCTTACAAGTCCAtcaagacaaagaaaatgttgaatAATCTTGGCTTGTGGTGTCTTATTTTCGGAAATGGTTTTGGCCGTTTGAACAAGAAGGCGATTAGAGATGCTAAGCAACctgaaaaattcattaaTTTAAACGTCCCAGAAAGCTTAAGATTCAAACGTGCACCAGATTCCGTCGCATTAAACGAATTATATATTGTAGTCTTTGATTACTACAAAAGCAAACTTTCACCTGACGAGTACAGAGAGTTAGTGGTAAAATGTTACAAGTATTATTgtgatttcttgaaaaatcatGTTAATACTTATCTTCAATGGAGAATAGACACAAGCATTTTGAGAACTATGATTCACCGCGCCAAATTTGATATTAAGGATGATAGACTTGCATATGAAATGTTAATGAATTTTTATGcaatgaatttgaatccaAGATTTGATTCTAAAAACACTCCATTTGGTCTTGTCTTGTACCGGAATGAGGCAATAAATCAACAGGAATTTAATCAAGTGCTTGAATTAATGCAAAGATGTAGGGCACCAATGGATCATAAAATTATTATTACCATCGTCTTGAAATTCATTAAATCAGGCAATATCGACTTGGCACATGAATGGTATACTCGGTTACTTAAGACAGGATATCCACTCCGTCATTTCAAGATGATTGAAGAAGCTAAAAGACTGAACTGGGATATACCTGAACCAGCAGAAAGATATTATGAAGAGTGCGAACGAAAGAATCAACTGGAGGAAGAGAATTTCGATGACATCTATTTACAGAATCCTGCAGAAGATTCGTACACCAATGACCTCATTGAAGCTGCAAAGAAAATAGGACGCATATATGCAACATCTATTGGTGCCCGTATAATTCctgaaaatgataaagCTGCCATGGAACtgaaccaaaaaaaaaatgcatACGGGACGTGA
- the BIG1 gene encoding Big1p (weakly similar to uniprot|P38813 Saccharomyces cerevisiae YHR101C BIG1 Integral membrane protein of the endoplasmic reticulum required for normal content of cell wall beta-1 6-glucan) → MANGLAPGIVKYQDKYDNAQLPQDDFLKVAKDLISQCHSETYVFVNQPGLSRSDFKQHKQSMHKLYNYVLTSSTTVKFEKIDIVQNDDIYEELIAYTMDKCNIDDKIDIGGNVTDRYQPFVEARTRVLRVDFPPLPQQGQYVEGIGTRKDVLQANDEYLRYVMGTLPTPKHTVFYMSLEKSEVPDTETSLSYDIWPEIFTNPQRKVEIDRNDRVAKEMPKLVPYRPRIDTEDDKYLTVLDQEFIDNHYGIIVLIIGVTIAFILLQLGAVKVKKPSKPQITKDVTKEKKTQ, encoded by the exons ATGGCTAATGGTTT AGCGCCGGGGATAGTAAAATACCAAGATAAGTATGACAATGCACAACTACCACAAGatgattttttgaaagttgCCAAGGATTTGATCTCACAGTGTCATTCGGAGACATATGTATTTGTAAACCAACCAGGTTTAAGTCGAAGTGATTTCAAGCAGCATAAGCAATCTATGCACAAATTATACAACTATGTGCTAACTAGTTCCACGACAGTGAAATTCGAAAAGATTGATATAGTCCAAAACGATGATATTTACGAAGAATTGATCGCCTATACAATGGATAAATGTaatattgatgataaaatagATATAGGTGGCAATGTCACAGACAGGTATCAACCATTTGTGGAGGCCCGAACTAGAGTTCTAAGGGTAGACTTCCCACCTTTACCGCAGCAAGGACAATACGTAGAGGGCATCGGGACCAGAAAAGATGTGTTGCAAGCCAATGATGAATACTTGAGATATGTTATGGGAACGTTACCAACCCCGAAACATACAGTTTTTTATATGTCTTTGGAAAAGAGTGAAGTGCCAGATACCGAGACATCTTTATCGTATGATATCTGGCCTGAAATATTTACGAATCCACAACGAAAGGTTGAGATCGACCGTAATGATAGAGTTGCTAAGGAAATGCCAAAACTTGTCCCTTACAGACCAAGAATTGATACTGAAGATGACAAGTACTTAACAGTACTGGATCAGGAATTCATAGATAATCACTACGGCATCATAGTGCTTATTATTGGCGTGACAATTGCATTTATTCTACTACAATTAGGAGCCGTTAAGGTCAAGAAACCGTCAAAGCCACAAATAACTAAGGACGtaacaaaggaaaaaaagacCCAATAA
- the PEP12 gene encoding SNAP receptor PEP12 (similar to uniprot|P32854 Saccharomyces cerevisiae YOR036W PEP12 Target membrane receptor (t-SNARE) for vesicular intermediates traveling between the Golgi apparatus and the vacuole controls entry of biosynthetic endocytic and retrograde traffic into the prevacuolar compartment syntaxin) gives MSDSPNEILQYRDSPEFEDCCDAISQDLFELNGSLSTMNHFVTALETNVSHGKSNTKVIDNINKKTVELIDKSTKLVSSINENIHKVNELEESALDKPHLITREKLTRDAKFSVQEFKKYQQHFLEVTKRINDMAKVALEDEEQNNSLMDTVLREEEDEHAKRTQVVIEREPINNEEFAYQQHLIRERDQEISNIEQGITELNGIFKDLGGLVQQQGQLVDSIEANLYNVEDNTRNAANELSRAMRSGRSSSKLKLHFLFILLFFLLLTILAVFS, from the coding sequence ATGTCAGATTCACCCaatgaaattcttcaatataGGGATAGTCCTGAGTTCGAAGATTGCTGCGATGCTATATCTCaagatttatttgaattgaacGGGAGCCTTTCAACTATGAACCACTTTGTAACGGCTTTGGAAACGAATGTATCCCACGGTAAATCTAACACTAAAGTTATCGACAATATCAATAAGAAGACGGTTGAACTAATAGACAAAAGTACAAAATTAGTATCATCGATAAACGAGAATATTCATAAAGTTAATGAGTTAGAGGAGTCGGCTTTGGATAAGCCTCATTTGATCACAAGGGAGAAGTTGACTAGGGATGCGAAATTCTCTGTACAggaattcaagaaatatcaacaacattttcttgaagttaCAAAGCGGATAAATGACATGGCCAAAGTGGctttggaagatgaagaacaaaataaTTCCTTGATGGATACTGTTTTAagagaggaagaagatgaacaCGCAAAAAGAACACAGGTGGTTATAGAGCGAGAACCAATAAATAATGAGGAATTTGCATACCAGCAACATCTGATCAGGGAACGAGACCAAGAGATATCAAACATAGAACAAGGTATAACGGAATTAAATGGCATATTCAAGGACTTAGGTGGTTTAGTGCAACAGCAAGGGCAGCTAGTAGATAGCATTGAAGCTAATTTGTACAATGTAGAAGATAATACCAGAAATGCAGCAAATGAGTTATCTCGCGCTATGAGATCCGGACGCAGTTCAAGTAAGCTAAAACTACATTTCCTTTTCATACTAttgtttttccttcttctcACAATACTGGCTGTTTTCAGTTGA
- the CIA1 gene encoding iron-sulfur cluster assembly protein CIA1 (similar to uniprot|Q05583 YDR267C Saccharomyces cerevisiae CIA1 Protein required for cell viability), whose product MAGLKLLKSLALHDDKCWSVDVNNGGIMATGSTDRKIKLVDIRSFQIIEELDDTAHKKTVRSVAWRPHSNILAAGSFDSTVSIWGKDDDGYNDENDLETELLAIIEGHENEIKCVAWSHDGELLATCSRDKSVWIWEADEMGEEFECISVLQEHSQDVKHVIWHQSLPLLASSSYDDTVRIWKDCDDDWECCAVLNGHEGTVWSSDFEKSNSNVRLCSGSDDGTVRIWCLEDDNGEYEQEWIQESILPKAHTRAVYSVNWSPKGYIASTGSDGRLVIYKESEDGWIVECIHELTHGVYETNMVKWVEYGSKDVILLITAGDDGHVNVWKFDEN is encoded by the coding sequence ATGGCTGGGTTGAAGTTATTGAAGTCGCTTGCATTGCATGATGATAAGTGCTGGAGCGTCGACGTTAATAATGGTGGAATTATGGCAACTGGAAGTACCGACAGAAAGATTAAACTAGTTGATATAcgttcttttcaaattatcgAGGAATTGGATGATACTGCACATAAGAAGACTGTTAGAAGTGTTGCGTGGAGGCCTCATTCTAATATCTTGGCTGCTGGTTCGTTTGATTCCACTGTATCGATTTGGGGCAAGGACGATGATGGATACAACGATGAGAATGATCTGGAAACGGAGTTATTAGCCATTATAGAGGGTCATGAGAATGAAATTAAATGTGTGGCATGGTCTCATGATGGTGAATTATTAGCTACTTGTTCGAGGGATAAGAGCGTTTGGATTTGGGAAGCTGATGAAATGGGCGAAGAGTTCGAATGTATCAGTGTTCTACAAGAACATTCACAAGATGTAAAGCACGTAATATGGCATCAATCGCTTCCCTTATTGGCATCCAGTTCCTATGATGACACGGTGCGTATTTGGAAGGATTGTGATGATGATTGGGAATGTTGTGCTGTACTTAACGGGCATGAAGGGACTGTGTGGTCTTCAGATTTCGAGAAATCTAATTCCAACGTCAGGCTATGCAGTGGTAGCGATGATGGGACCGTCAGAATATGGTGTCTCGAAGATGATAACGGAGAATACGAGCAAGAATGGATCCAAGAATCAATTCTACCGAAGGCTCATACAAGGGCAGTCTACAGTGTTAACTGGAGTCCTAAGGGGTATATTGCTAGTACCGGTTCTGACGGACGTCTAGTTATATACAAGGAATCGGAAGATGGCTGGATAGTTGAGTGCATTCACGAATTAACACACGGAGTTTATGAAACAAATATGGTGAAATGGGTAGAGTATGGCTCTAAAGATGTCATCTTATTGATAACTGCTGGTGACGACGGTCATGTTAACGTATGGAAATTCGATGAGAATTAG
- the CYC2 gene encoding oxidoreductase (similar to uniprot|P38909 Saccharomyces cerevisiae YOR037W CYC2 Mitochondrial protein required for normal abundance of mitochondrial cytochrome c (Cyc1p) and for mitochondrial osmotic stability may be involved in regulating the activity of cytochrome c heme lyase (Cyc3p) potential Cdc28p substrate) codes for MKLLLGSIKRLSSSSKTTLPQPSAGKSSSLLKTVLLLSGSVAIGALSWNYYKESLYQRELSRDYFSKYKISKKYSIDQDHYLIELTPLKAQKVNLWKEMNSSKLWSVEVKQPEIMVVRSYTPLPLTIEENGAVEVLRDEENASGALTFYIKQYKQGEVARWINHLPLGHVLELRGPFVEYEFPDTADEITRDRSFLWGNEDCVKDNYKYQPFDILFFTGGTGIVPLLQMTLTESPFRGKIGAYHSCKSLTELGPLNSILTKLQDNDRIELHTHESNRISIPLQSDPAMEGIPSPYPYGGNEPFTSLDSKVRPVLSLVCGPGGFISTVSGPKYDLVQGPIKGILAARGWDNSNVYKLS; via the coding sequence atgaaattgttaCTTGGAAGCATCAAAAGATTATCGTCGTCATCGAAAACAACTCTACCTCAACCTTCTGCTGGTAAGTCTTCTTCGCTATTGAAAACAGTTCTGCTACTGTCTGGCTCTGTTGCAATCGGTGCGCTATCATGGAACTACTACAAGGAGAGTTTATATCAAAGGGAGTTATCAAGGGATTACTTCTCGAAGTACAAAATCAGCAAGAAGTATTCCATTGATCAGGATCACTATTTGATCGAATTGACACCTTTGAAAGCACAGAAGGTTAAtctttggaaagaaatgaacTCTTCAAAACTCTGGTCAGTCGAAGTTAAACAGCCAGAGATTATGGTTGTTAGAAGCTACACACCTCTGCCTCTGACAATCGAAGAAAACGGAGCCGTTGAAGTACTTCGAGATGAGGAAAACGCCAGCGGCGCATTAACTTTCTACATTAAACAGTATAAACAGGGAGAAGTGGCTCGTTGGATTAACCATCTACCTTTGGGACATGTACTTGAGCTGCGTGGACCGTTTGTAGAATATGAATTCCCTGATACTGCCGATGAGATCACGAGAGATAGATCGTTCTTATGGGGGAATGAAGATTGTGTCAAAGACAATTACAAGTACCAACCATTCGATATATTGTTCTTTACTGGAGGCACAGGTATCGTTCCTTTATTACAAATGACTTTAACTGAGTCACCATTCAGAGGTAAGATTGGTGCTTATCATAGTTGTAAATCACTTACCGAATTAGGGCCGTTGAATAGTATTCTAACAAAACTTCAAGATAACGACAGAATCGAATTACATACACATGAGAGTAACCGGATTTCGATTCCTTTGCAATCTGATCCTGCCATGGAAGGAATACCTTCTCCTTATCCATACGGTGGTAATGAGCCGTTTACCTCGTTAGACTCAAAAGTGAGGCCAGTTCTCTCTCTTGTATGCGGTCCAGGTGGATTTATTTCCACGGTTTCAGGGCCAAAGTACGATTTGGTACAAGGCCCAATCAAAGGAATACTAGCTGCTCGTGGTTGGGATAATTCAAACGTATATAAGTTGTCGTGA